In the genome of Deinococcus radiopugnans ATCC 19172, the window CGCGGACCCCACGCCCCCCGCGCTCCCCGGCCAGGGCGCGCTGATCGGCCGCCGCGACGACTGGCCATCCGTGCTGGGGGCGTGGCAGGCGGCCAGCGCGGGGGCCTCGCGGGCGCTGCTGATCGCGGGCGAGGCCGGGATCGGCAAGACCCGGCTGGCCGAGGCGCTGCTGGCCCTGGCAGAGGCCCAGGGCGCCCACACCGCCCGCGCCCGGTGTTACGCGGCCGAGGGCCGGCTGGCCTACGCCCCGGTTCGCGACTGGTTGCGCAGCCCGGCGCTGGGTGCGGGCCTGGCGGCCGTGGGCGAACCGTGGCGGGGCGAACTGGCCCGGCTGCTGCCCGAACTCGCGCCGCAGCGTTCATCTACCGCCGAAGAGCCCAGCCAGGGCTGGCAGCGTCAGCGGCTGTTCGAGGCGCTCGCGCGGGCGTTCCTGGCCGCGGGCCGGCCGACGCTGCTGCTGCTCGACGACCTGCAGTGGTGTGACCGCGACACGCTGGAATGGCTGCATTTTCTGCTGCGGTTCGCGCCGCACACGCCGCTGCTGCTGCTGTGCACCCTGCGCCACGAGGAACTTCCGGCCCAGCCCGCGCTGCGGACCTTCTTGCAAGACCTGCAGCAGCGCGGGGGGCTGGAGCGCGTGACGCTGGGACCACTCTCCCGCCCGGAAACCGCTGAGCTGGCCGCCTCGGTGCAGGCCGGGGCCTTGCCGGCCACCGTTCAGGCGCAGCTGTTCGAGGCCACCGAAGGCCACCCGCTGTTTGTGGTGGAGGCGGTGCGCGCGGGGCTGGACGTCGGCGGCGGGGCCGGCCCGCTGGCCCTGAGCGCGTTGCCACGGGTGCAGGCCGTCATCGCCGCTCGGCTCGAGCAGCTCTCGCCCCAGGCGCTGGGCGCGGCGCAACTGGCGGCCACCATTGGCCGGGCCTTCGAGATCCAGGTGCTGCGTGACGCCAGCGATCTGGAAGAGGAAGGTCTGGTGGCCGCGCTGGACGAGTTGTGGCAACGCGCCATCATCCGCGAGCAGCCGGGTGTGGGGGGCTACGATTTCACCCATGACCGTCTGCGAGAGGGGGCCTACGACTCGCTCAGCCCGGCCCGCCGCCGGCTGCTGCACCGGCGCGTGGTCCAGGCGCTGGAGCGGCGCCACGCGCCGGAGCTGGGCCCGGTGGCCGCGCAGCTGGCGGCGCACCATGAACAGGCGGGGCAACCCGAGCAGGCCGTGACCTTTTACCTGCGCGCGGCGCAGCTCGCCAACGCGGTCTCGGCCAGCCAGCAGGCCGTCACGCTGGCGCGTCAGGCCCTGCGGCTGATCGCCCGGCTGCCGGCGGGGAAGGGGCGGGACCAGCGCGAGCTGGACGCCCACACCAGCCTGGCCGCCGCCTTTAACGCGCTGCGGGGCTTTGCCTCGCCCGAGCTGGAAACGCACCTGAACCGCGCGTTGCATCTCGGCGAGCAGCTGGGCGACGAGCGCGCCATCATCGCCAGCCTGTGGGGGCTGTACGCCCTGCAAATCGTGCGCGGCGACGTGCCACTGTCGCGCCGCCTGGCCGAGCGGGCGCTGGGGCTGGCCGGCACCGACCGCGGCCTGCTGACCGACTGCCATCAGGCGCTGGGCGGGGTGGACATGACCGAGGGGCGGCTCACCCAGGCGGCCGAACACTTCGCGGTCGCCAACCGGCTGTACCGCCAGCACGGTGGCCGCCGGGTGCTGTTCGGCGCCGACGTGGGGGCCTTCAGCCTGTCGTGGGGCGCGCACGGGCTGTGGCTCCAGGGCCTCATCGAGGAGGCGCGCGAACAGATCGCCCGCGCCGCCGACATCGCCGCCGCGCTGGACCACCCCTTTACCGCCATGCAGACCGCCGCCTACCGCGCCATCTCGCACCAGCTGGAGGGTGACGTGGCGGCGGCCTGGGCCAGCGCCGAGACGGCGGTGAGCGGCTGCCAGCGCTATCAGATCGCGTACTACCACGAGTGGGGTGTGATTGTGGGCGGCTGGGCGCTGGCGCGGCGCGGCGAGGGAGCGGCGGGTCTGGAACGCCTGCAACGTGGCCTGGGCGCCCTGCGCCAGCAGAACGCCGCGCTGCGACTGCCGTACTACCTGGCGCTGCTGGCCGAGACCCAGCAGCGCCTCGGGCAACCGGAAGCGGCGCGGGCCACGCTGGACAGTGCCCAGGCGGTGGCGTCCCAGAACGGCGACGTCTGGTACCTGCCGGAACTGCACCGCCTGCATGGGCTGAGCGCGGCGGCCAGCGCTCAGCCCAGGGCCGCCGAACCCTGTTTCCGGCGGGCCCTGGCGCTGGCCGCCGCGCAGGGCAGCCGCTCGCTGGAACTGCGGGCCGCGACCAGCCTGGCCGCGCACCTGCACGCCGCCGGCCGCGCCCCTGAGGCGCTGTCCATGCTCGCGCCTGTCGAGGCGGCCTTTGCCGCTGCGCTGAGCACCCCCGATCTGAGCGCGGCGCGGACGCTGCTGCACACCCTGTCCTGAGCGCCGGGCGAACGGCGCCGTCCCCGGCCCGAACGCGCCTGCGAACGCTTTCCGAACGGGGCGGGGCCTACGCTTGAGGCACGGACAAGGGCCTGTCGCCGGACGCGCGGCGGGCGCCGGGGCACCCCCCACATTCCGCCCCTCCGTTCAGGAGTTGATCCAGGATGCTCAAGACCCGTGTGCTCTCCCTGACCGTGTGCGCCGCCGTGTTCACCGCCGCTCTGGCCGCCAGTCAGGCCATGAACGAGGACTCGCTGAAGTGGGGACCGGTGCCCGCCTTCCTGCCGCCGGGCGCACAGATTGCCGTGCTGGACGGCGATCCTGGCAAGGCCGTGCAGATCACTCTGCGGCTCAAGATGCCCGCTGGCTATCAGATTCCCGCGCACTGGCACCCCACCCAGGAGGACGTGACTGTCCTGTCCGGCAGCCTGTCGGTCGGGATGGGCGACGTGCTGAGCAAGACCGGCGCCACCCTGCTCAAACCCGGTGGGTTCATGCCCTTCGGCGCAAAGATGAACCACTTCGTCTGGACCGACGAGGCCACCATTGTGGAGGTGCATCTGAACGGTCCCTTCGAGATCACCTACGTCGATCCGGCCCTCGATCCGAGGAAGTGAGCGCGTGAGCCGCCCCGTGACCGTCCTTGCCGCGGCGGTCTCCGTGCCGGCGCCGTCCCGTGAGTCGGCCGACAGGGACGGGCTGTGGGCCGCCGGCGCGCCCCACCCAGCCCATCAGGAGAAGGTATGACCGTTCTACAGCACAGCTTTACAGCAGCGGACCTCGGCCTCCTGGGGGCCTCCGTGCGCGGCGAGGTCATCGCTTCCAACAGCGCCAATTACGATCAGGCCCGCGCCGTGTACAACGCCATGATCGACAAACACCCCGCGCTGATCGTGCGCTGCACCGACGTCGCGGACGTGCAGGCCGCCCTGAAGTTCGCGGCCGGACATGACCTGCGCGTCGCCATTCGCGGCGGCGGCCACAACGGCGCCGGCCTGGGCAGCGTGGAGGGCGGCCTGGTCATTGACCTCGGCCCCATGCACGGGGTGCGGGTCGATCCGCAGGCCCGCACGGTGCGCGTGGAGGGCGGCGCGACGTGGGGACAGGTGGATCACGCCACCCACGCGTTCGGGCTGGCCGTGCCGTCGGGCATCATCTCGACCACCGGGGTGGGCGGGCTGACGCTGGGCGGCGGACTGGGCCACCTGACCCGCAAGTACGGCCTGACCATCGACAACCTGCTGGAGGCGGATGTGGTGCTGGCCAGCGGCGAACTCGTGACCGCCAGCGAGGAGGATCATTCCGACCTGTTCTGGGCCATCCGGGGCGGCGGCGGGAATTTTGGCGTCGTCACCTCGTTCCTGTTCCGGGGTCAGCCTGTCCGCACCGTTGTGGGCGGGCCGACGCTGTGGACGCTGGACCAGGCCCCGGAGGTGATGCGCTGGTATCAGGCGTTCATCCGCCACGCCCCGGAAGAGCTGTCCGGTTTCTTTGCCTTTCTGACGGTGCCGCCCGCGCCGCCCTTTCCTGAAAGCCTGCACTTGCAGAAGATGTGCGGCGTGGTGTGGTGCTACACCGGGCCGCAGGACCGGGCCGAGGAGGTCTTTGCGCCGATCCGCGAGTTCGCCTCGCCCGCGCTGTACGGCATTCACAAGATGCCGTTCCCGGGTCTTCAGGGCGCCTTCGATGGGTTATATCCGCCGGGCCACCAGTGGTACTGGCGCGCGGACTTCGTCAAAGAGCTGAGCGACGACGCCATCGCCGCCCACATTCAGCATGCGGCGGCCATGCCCACCATGCAGTGCACCATGCACCTGTATCCCCTGGGCGGCGCCGCGGGGCGGGTGGGTCAGGAGGAGACCGCCTGGAGCTACCGCGACGCCACCTGGGGCGAGGTGATCGTGGGCGTTGATCCCGATCCGGCCAACGCGCAGCGCATCAGGAACTGGTGTGTGGACTACTGGGAGGCGCTGCACCCCTACTCGATGGGCGGCGCCTACGTGAACATGATGATGGACGAGGGTCAGGAGCGGGTGCAGGCCGCCTACCGGGGCAACTATGCGCGGCTTCAGCGGATCAAGGCCCGTTACGATCCGCACAACGTCTTCAGCGTCAACCAGAACATCCGGGCCGAGGAGGTGGCCGGCGCCGGATGAGCGGCCCCCGCGCGCTGGGGGACACAGCCTCTCAGCGCACGACGCTGAACACCAGGGTGTCGCGCAGCCGGGCCGGATCGTCGACCGCCACCGCGTTGTGGCGCAGCGTGGCGTCCAGGGTGTAGCCCAGCGCACGGGGAATGCGGGCGCTGCGCTCGTTGGCGCTGTCGCAGCGGATCTCGATGCGGCGCAGGCCCAGGGTGTCCAGGCCGAAGGTGGTCAGCGCGCCGGCCACCTCCTGCGCGTGGCCGTGGCCGATGTGGGCGCTTGAAATCCAGTACCCGATCTCGCCCTTCGGCACGCGCCAGTCCAGGGCGTGAAAGCCGCTGCTGCCGATCAGTTCTCGGCCGTCCGCAGTCCAGACCAGCAGCCGCAGTTCCTCGCGGGCGGCGTAGCGTTCGGCGGCGGCCTGCAGGTTCTGGGTGGTCGCCGGCAGATCATCCGGTTCCTGCGCCCACACCATCCAGGGCCGCAGTTCGGGCAGCGAGGCCTGAACCGCAGCGTGGACGGCCGCCGCATCCTCTGGGCGGGGCGCCCGCAGCAGCAGCCGGGGCGTGCGCAGTTCGCTGGGGACATGGGGGGCGGTCATGGAATCAGCCGTTCCAACCGGGCCAGCCGCTCGCGTAGCGTCGCCGCGTCCGGCGCGACGAGGTTGACGTGCCCCAGCTTGCGCCCCGCGCGCCAGCCCTTGTGGTACAGGTGCAGGTGCGTGCCCGCTAGCGCGTCGATGCCTGCCCAGTCGGCTTCCTGGTCCTTCACCCCGATAATGTTGACCATCGCGCAGGGCAGCAGGGGCCGCCAGTCGGCCAGCGGCAGGCCCAGCACGGCGCGCACCTGGGCCTCGAACTGGCTGACGCCGCCGCCGTCCTGGGTCAGGTGACCGCTGTTGTGGACGCGCGGGGCCACCTCGTTGACCAGCAGTTCGCCGTCCGCGAGCTGAAAAAATTCCAGCGTCATCAGCCCTTCCAGGTCCCAGGCCGCCGTCACCCGCCCGGCGATCTCGCGGGCCTGCGCCTCGTGCGGGTCACCCTCCAGGCAGACACTGGTTCTGAGGATGCCGTCCCGGTGGACATTCTCGATCAGCGGCCCGAACGCCACGCGGCCGCCAGGGCCACGCGCCACCGCCAGACTGACCTCGCGCTCAAAGTCGATCAGCCCTTCCAGCACGCACGGCACCCGCCCCATCTGCTGCCACGCGGCCCGCAGCCCGTCCTCGTCCGACACGCGCGCCTGCCCCTTACCGTCGTAGCCCAGTTCCGAGGTCTTGAGAAGGCCCCGCCCGCCCACCTGCCCCAGCGCGCCGTCCAGATCGGCCCCGGTCTCGATGGCGACGAAGGGAGCCGTTCGTGCGCCCGCCGCCTGGAGCGCCTGTTTCTCGCGGGCACGGTGCTTGCTGCGTTCCAGCAGCGCGCGGCCCGGCCGCACCGGCACGCGGCCCTCCAGCGCGCTCAGGGCCTCGCCCGGCACGTTCTCGAATTCCAGCGTCACCGCGTCGCAGGCGGCCAGGGCCTCCAGACCCGCCCGGTCGGTGTACGGCGCGTGAAGGTGGGCGGCGCACAGCCGCGCGGGGGCCTGGGCGTCCGGCTCCAGCACGGTGACGCGCGCGCCCAGCGGCAGGGCGGCCAGTGAGAGCATCTGCGCCAGTTGACCGCCGCCGAGAATGCCCAGGTGCGGCGGGACAGGGGTCATTCCGCACCCGCCTGGGGATGGCCCTCGAAGAACGGGTCGTCCAGCACCGCCTGGGTCTGCCGCTGGCGGTAGGCGTTCAGCCGCTGCCGGACCGCCCCGTCGCCCACCGCGAGCATGGCAGCGGCGAACAGCGCGGCGTTCTTTGCCCCGGCTGGCCCGATGGCAAAGGTGGCCACCGGAATGCCGCCGGGCATCTGGACGATGCTCAGCAGGCTGTCCTGGCCGCTCAGGGCGCGCGACTGCACCGGCACCCCCAGCACCGGCACCCGCGTGAAGGCCGCCAGCATGCCCGGCAGGTGCGCCGCGCCGCCCGCCCCGGCGATGATGCACGCCAAGTCCAGCCGCTCGGCGCGGGCCGCGTAACTGGCCAGCAGTTCCGGCGTGCGGTGGGCCGACAGCACCCGCACCTCGTAGGGCACCTCCAGGGCAGCCAGCACCTCCAGCCCTGCCTCCATCGTCGGGAAATCGCTGCGGCTGCCCATCACCACGCCCACGCGTGGGGGCGGGGTCTGACCTTCGGACGGTGTTTCACTCACGCCCCGCATGCTACCCGGACGCGCTAGCCTCTGGCCTGTGACGGCGCCCGACTACGACTGGCTGTACTCGCGCACCCGCGCCGGCCGGGCGCGCGGGCCGGCGGGGGCGCGGGCGCTGCTGGACGCGCTGGGCGTACCCGACACCCATTTCCGCTCGGTCCGTGTGATCGGCACCAACGGCAAGGGCAGCACCTGCGCCATGCTGGAAGCGGGCCTGATCGCCGCCGGCGTGCGGACCGGCCGCTTCACCAGCCCGCATCTGCACGCCTACGAGGAACGCATCCGGGTGGACGGGGTCAACCTCGATCCGGCGCGCACGCGGGCTTTTATCGGGTGGGCCAGGGTGCACGCGCCGGACGCGGCCTTTTTCGATCTGACGCTGGCGCTGGCGTGTCAGGTGTTCGCGCAGGACGGGGTTGAGGTGGCGGTGATGGAGGCGGGCGTGGGGGGGGTCAGCGACGCCACCCAGGCGCTGTCGCAAGTGGCCACTGTGGCCCTGACCAACGTGGACCTCGACCACACCGGGGTGCTGGGGGCGACGGTGGCCGACATCGCCCGCGACAAGGCGGGGGCGGCCCGGCCCGGCGTGCCGCTGCTGACCACCGCCACGGGAGAGTCACTGGACGTGGTGCGGACGGTGGCCCTGGAGCGGGGAGCGCCGCTGCTGACCCCGGCCACCCATCCCGAACTGTTCGCCCTGCCCCACCCGCCCCGTCTGGAGGGACCGCACCAGCACGCCAACGCGGCCCTGGCGGCGGCCACCCTGCGGAGTCTGGGGCACGGCGAGGGAATAAGGGCGGCCCTGAACGCCCGCCACCCCGCCCGCCTGGAACGCCTCCCGGTGGATGGCAAGACCGTGCTGCTGGACGGCGCCCACAACCCGCACGCCACCCGCGCGCTGGCCCTGGCGGTGCCCCGTGCCGACGTGCTGCTGTTCGGCAACCTGGCCCGCAAGGACACCGACGCCACGTTGAAGCCGCTGCTGGCGCTGACGCCGGTGCGGGTGTTCACGGCGCCGGGCGATCTGGCGACGCCGCCGCAGGCTCTGGCGGCCCGGTACGGCGGCGACGCCTGCCCCGATCCCGCCGAGGCGCTGGCCCGCGCCCTGGCCCTCACCCCGCCGGGCGGCACGCTGCTGGTCACCGGCAGCCTGTATCTGGCGGCAGGCGTGCGGGCGCGGCTTGACAGACATTGAAGACCTGCTATACTTCGCTCTGCTCTGGATCGTTAGCTCAATTGGCAGAGCAGCTGACTCTTAATCAGCGGGTTGTAGGTTCGATTCCTACACGATCCACCACTACATCCCCCGTTCTGTACGGGGGATTTTCTTTTGTGTCTTTCTGCGATGACTGGAACTGCAACAACAGTGCAACAACGGACTGGAGACGGGTACAGGCGCACGCAGCAGCCTGCCCAATGAAACTGGTGAGATGCCGTGGACTCAGTTGACTGTCCCCAGTTTGAAATAAGGTCCGTCGCCTCCTTCAAATTGGAGGGGCTTCCGTCGGGAGGCCCGTACCGTCCCCCGGTTGCTGAGCTCACCTGCTGTCTTTCGGGCTGTTGGCTGGTGAACCGTTGTGTGACGAATCAAAATTACGCCCTCGTGCCCATAGCGGACGGTCCTCTCGCCTTGGAGTGAACCCATCACTTAGACCAGTGGGCAAGCACTTCTAGGCTGCATGAGAGTGGGCGGCGAACTCGGTGGGGGGGATGCAACCCAGACTCGAGTGCAGACGTTCCCGGTTATACAGCGACAGCAACCGAGCCGATCTCCAGGCTCTTCGGGTTGCTGTGTGTCGCGCTTACCAGGATGGCTCAGGTCAGTGGGCAGACCGTGCGGGAAGCTACACTCAGGCGGGACATCGAAACGCTTGCCATGACCGCTGAACGTTTGACTGAGGTCACCGTCGATTTGATGCCGCTCCCGTTTGCTGTCCCAAACGGACCCGCAGCTGTGCGTTTGCAGGTGCGCGTTGGGGCTATGGGACCCAGGGCGATTGCTCTGGGGACAAGCTGCATGCTTGGGCCCGTGCGAGAGGGATCGTCCAGTACGCTCTGCGGCCAGCCAATCCTCATGACGTCACGGTCGGGTTTGAACTCAATCGCCGGCGGCTGGAATTCAGTGGTCCCGAGATCATAGGCGACAATGGGGTGGCGGGAGACCTGCCACCCCAACTCCGGAAACGCATCGAGACCGCCTGCTTTCACCTGGTCGCCGTATAGGTTCGCACTGCTCAGGCGAAAATGCTCTCTGGCTTACGAATTCGCGTTGTGTTGGCCTCCCTTGTCCACGAGCTCACCAGACCATAGAGGTCATCCGGAAATTCGATAACAGTGTGCCGCCCCAGGGAGCGGCACACTCTGGCGATGCGGCTGAACGACAATCAGTGGGCCGTCCTGGCGCCCCTTCTCCCCCAACCCGTCAAGCGCACCAAACGTGGACGGCCTCGCTGTCCAGACCGTGAGGTTCTGGACGGCAGCCTCTGGATCTTGCGGACCGGGGCCCAGTGGAATGCCCTTCCCAAAGGTGAATACCCTTCCAAGACCACAGGTCATGCCCGCTTTCAGGAGTGGACCGAACAGGGTGTGTTTCCCGCCATCCTGGCCGCGCTGTACGAGATGATTGAGGAGCTGCAGCTCCTCGATCTCCGAGAAGCGTTTATCGACGGCACGTTCAGTGCCGCCAAAAAGGGGGCGCAGATGTCGGTCCCACCAAGAAGGGGAAGGGCACCAAGATCATGATCATGGTGGACGCGAATGGTGTGCCACTCGCAGTTCATACCTGCAGCGCCCGTCCCGCCGAAGTGAAGCTGGTCCACGACACGCTCGATGGTTCCTTTGGGATGGATTTTCCAAAGCGCTTGATCGGCGATAAAGCGTATGACAGCGATGGCTTGGACGCCGAACTGGCGACGTTTGGAATTTCGATGATCGCACCCAATCGTCGGAATCGGCGAAAGACCCAGGACGGGAGGCCGTTGCGCCGCTATAAGCGGCGCTGGAAGGTGGAGCGGACCATCGCATGGCTCCAGAGCTTCCGTTGGTCTGCCCCCCGAAAACTGGACGGTCATTGAGTAGAGACGAAGACTCGGTCCCAGCCCTAAGCTGGAAAGCGAGGCCCAGTCATGAAAACCCGTCAGTTCACCGAAGACCAGATCATCAAACTCCTCCAGGACGGCAAAAAGGGCGAGAAGCCTGTTGAGGACC includes:
- a CDS encoding GNAT family N-acetyltransferase, with the translated sequence MTAPHVPSELRTPRLLLRAPRPEDAAAVHAAVQASLPELRPWMVWAQEPDDLPATTQNLQAAAERYAAREELRLLVWTADGRELIGSSGFHALDWRVPKGEIGYWISSAHIGHGHAQEVAGALTTFGLDTLGLRRIEIRCDSANERSARIPRALGYTLDATLRHNAVAVDDPARLRDTLVFSVVR
- a CDS encoding FAD-binding oxidoreductase gives rise to the protein MTVLQHSFTAADLGLLGASVRGEVIASNSANYDQARAVYNAMIDKHPALIVRCTDVADVQAALKFAAGHDLRVAIRGGGHNGAGLGSVEGGLVIDLGPMHGVRVDPQARTVRVEGGATWGQVDHATHAFGLAVPSGIISTTGVGGLTLGGGLGHLTRKYGLTIDNLLEADVVLASGELVTASEEDHSDLFWAIRGGGGNFGVVTSFLFRGQPVRTVVGGPTLWTLDQAPEVMRWYQAFIRHAPEELSGFFAFLTVPPAPPFPESLHLQKMCGVVWCYTGPQDRAEEVFAPIREFASPALYGIHKMPFPGLQGAFDGLYPPGHQWYWRADFVKELSDDAIAAHIQHAAAMPTMQCTMHLYPLGGAAGRVGQEETAWSYRDATWGEVIVGVDPDPANAQRIRNWCVDYWEALHPYSMGGAYVNMMMDEGQERVQAAYRGNYARLQRIKARYDPHNVFSVNQNIRAEEVAGAG
- a CDS encoding glutamate ligase domain-containing protein: MTAPDYDWLYSRTRAGRARGPAGARALLDALGVPDTHFRSVRVIGTNGKGSTCAMLEAGLIAAGVRTGRFTSPHLHAYEERIRVDGVNLDPARTRAFIGWARVHAPDAAFFDLTLALACQVFAQDGVEVAVMEAGVGGVSDATQALSQVATVALTNVDLDHTGVLGATVADIARDKAGAARPGVPLLTTATGESLDVVRTVALERGAPLLTPATHPELFALPHPPRLEGPHQHANAALAAATLRSLGHGEGIRAALNARHPARLERLPVDGKTVLLDGAHNPHATRALALAVPRADVLLFGNLARKDTDATLKPLLALTPVRVFTAPGDLATPPQALAARYGGDACPDPAEALARALALTPPGGTLLVTGSLYLAAGVRARLDRH
- the purK gene encoding 5-(carboxyamino)imidazole ribonucleotide synthase → MTPVPPHLGILGGGQLAQMLSLAALPLGARVTVLEPDAQAPARLCAAHLHAPYTDRAGLEALAACDAVTLEFENVPGEALSALEGRVPVRPGRALLERSKHRAREKQALQAAGARTAPFVAIETGADLDGALGQVGGRGLLKTSELGYDGKGQARVSDEDGLRAAWQQMGRVPCVLEGLIDFEREVSLAVARGPGGRVAFGPLIENVHRDGILRTSVCLEGDPHEAQAREIAGRVTAAWDLEGLMTLEFFQLADGELLVNEVAPRVHNSGHLTQDGGGVSQFEAQVRAVLGLPLADWRPLLPCAMVNIIGVKDQEADWAGIDALAGTHLHLYHKGWRAGRKLGHVNLVAPDAATLRERLARLERLIP
- the purE gene encoding 5-(carboxyamino)imidazole ribonucleotide mutase, which produces MGVVMGSRSDFPTMEAGLEVLAALEVPYEVRVLSAHRTPELLASYAARAERLDLACIIAGAGGAAHLPGMLAAFTRVPVLGVPVQSRALSGQDSLLSIVQMPGGIPVATFAIGPAGAKNAALFAAAMLAVGDGAVRQRLNAYRQRQTQAVLDDPFFEGHPQAGAE
- a CDS encoding cupin domain-containing protein, with the translated sequence MLKTRVLSLTVCAAVFTAALAASQAMNEDSLKWGPVPAFLPPGAQIAVLDGDPGKAVQITLRLKMPAGYQIPAHWHPTQEDVTVLSGSLSVGMGDVLSKTGATLLKPGGFMPFGAKMNHFVWTDEATIVEVHLNGPFEITYVDPALDPRK
- a CDS encoding ATP-binding protein, encoding MKPEIQLFGGLQITRLGQPLTVLTAPRQQALLAWLVLHAGTPQPRRQVAFALWPDSSEGQALTNLRRELHHLRRALPQCERSLDVTAQTLCWRRDAPYVLDVQEFERAAAGLGRGTSSRAELERAAEVYTSDLLPAADDGWLEPYRDTLHTQAVAVLEALAAQLERGGERARALQVLERLTRLEPLREHAYAGLIRLHLDGGDAAAARQSYGRCVTLLHTELGVTPGPAVRAEYDRVQRSADPTPPALPGQGALIGRRDDWPSVLGAWQAASAGASRALLIAGEAGIGKTRLAEALLALAEAQGAHTARARCYAAEGRLAYAPVRDWLRSPALGAGLAAVGEPWRGELARLLPELAPQRSSTAEEPSQGWQRQRLFEALARAFLAAGRPTLLLLDDLQWCDRDTLEWLHFLLRFAPHTPLLLLCTLRHEELPAQPALRTFLQDLQQRGGLERVTLGPLSRPETAELAASVQAGALPATVQAQLFEATEGHPLFVVEAVRAGLDVGGGAGPLALSALPRVQAVIAARLEQLSPQALGAAQLAATIGRAFEIQVLRDASDLEEEGLVAALDELWQRAIIREQPGVGGYDFTHDRLREGAYDSLSPARRRLLHRRVVQALERRHAPELGPVAAQLAAHHEQAGQPEQAVTFYLRAAQLANAVSASQQAVTLARQALRLIARLPAGKGRDQRELDAHTSLAAAFNALRGFASPELETHLNRALHLGEQLGDERAIIASLWGLYALQIVRGDVPLSRRLAERALGLAGTDRGLLTDCHQALGGVDMTEGRLTQAAEHFAVANRLYRQHGGRRVLFGADVGAFSLSWGAHGLWLQGLIEEAREQIARAADIAAALDHPFTAMQTAAYRAISHQLEGDVAAAWASAETAVSGCQRYQIAYYHEWGVIVGGWALARRGEGAAGLERLQRGLGALRQQNAALRLPYYLALLAETQQRLGQPEAARATLDSAQAVASQNGDVWYLPELHRLHGLSAAASAQPRAAEPCFRRALALAAAQGSRSLELRAATSLAAHLHAAGRAPEALSMLAPVEAAFAAALSTPDLSAARTLLHTLS